The Macaca fascicularis isolate 582-1 chromosome 1, T2T-MFA8v1.1 genome includes a window with the following:
- the COL9A2 gene encoding collagen alpha-2(IX) chain isoform X3 has protein sequence MGIPGVKGQPGLPGPPGLPGPGFAGPLGPPGPVGLPGEIGIPGPKGDPGPDGPSGPPGPPGRPGRPGTIQVLEGSADFLCPTNCPPGMKGPPGLQGVKGHAGKRGVLGDPGRQGKPGPKGDVGASGEQGIPGPPGPQGIRGYPGMAGPKGETGPHGYKGMVGAIGATGPPGEEGPRGPPGRAGEKGDVGSPGIRGPQGITGPKGATGPPGINGKDGTPGTPGMKGSAGQAGRPGSPGHQGLAGVPGQPGTKGGPGDQGEPGPQGLPGFSGPPGKEGEPGPRGEIGPQGIMGQKGDQGERGPVGQPGPQGRQGPKGEQGSPGIPGPQGLPGIKGNKGFPGKTGPRGGVGDPGVAGLPGEKGEKGESGEPGPKGQQGVRGEPGYPGPSGDAGAPGVQGYPGLPGPRGLVGNRGVPGQPGRQGVAGRDATDQHIVDVALKMLQEQLAEVAVSAKREALGAVGMVGPPGPPGPPGYPGKQGPHGHPGPRGVPGIVGAVGQIGNTGPKGKRGEKGDPGEVGRGHPGMPGPPGIPGLPGRPGQAINGKDGDRGSPGAPGEAGRPGLPGPVGLPGFCEPAACLGASAYASARLAEPGSIKGP, from the exons GGGGACCCTGGACCAGATGGACCATCGGGGCCCCCAGGACCTCCAGGGAGACCT GGTCGCCCGGGAACCATCCAGGTTCTGGAAGGCAGTGCGGATTTCCTG tgtcCAACCAACTGTCCACCGGGGATGAAAGGTCCACCAGGGCTGCAGGGAGTGAAG ggACATGCGGGCAAACGCGGGGTTCTGGGTGATCCTGGCCGCCAGGGGAAGCCG GGTCCCAAGGGAGATGTGGGTGCCTCTGGAGAGCAAGGCATCCCTGGACCACCG GGTCCCCAGGGCATCAGGGGCTACCCGGGCATGGCAGGGCCCAAGGGAGAGACG GGCCCTCATGGATATAAAGGCATGGTGGGCGCCATCGGTGCCACTGGGCCCCCG GGTGAGGAAGGTCCTAGGGGACCGCCAGGCCGAGCTGGGGAGAAGGGCGACGTG GGCAGCCCAGGTATTCGTGGACCCCAGGGGATCACAGGCCCGAAGGGAGCAACG GGTCCCCCAGGCATCAACGGCAAGGACGGGACCCCAGGCACGCCTGGCATGAAG GGCAGTGCAGGACAGGCGGGACGGCCAGGAAGCCCAGGCCACCAGGGCCTAGCG GGTGTGCCGGGCCAGCCTGGGACAAAAGGAGGCCCTGGAGACCAG GGTGAACCGGGCCCGCAGGGCCTTCCTGGGTTCTCTGGTCCCCCTGGGAAAGAG GGAGAGCCAGGGCCTCGAGGAGAAATTGGTCCTCAGGGCATCATGGGACAGAAG GGTGACCAGGGCGAGAGGGGTCCAGTGGGGCAGCCGGGCCCTCAGGGAAGGCAG GGCCCTAAGGGCGAGCAGGGCTCCCCTGGAATTCCAGGGCCCCAAGGCTTGCCAGGCATCAAAGGAAACAAG GGCTTCCCAGGGAAGACCGGGCCTCGCGGCGGAGTG GGTGACCCGGGGGTGGCCGGCCTTCCTGGAGAGAAAGGCGAGAAG GGCGAGTCCGGCGAGCCGGGGCCCAAGGGACAG CAAGGAGTACGTGGAGAACCCGGCTACCCCGGCCCCAGTGGGGATGCGGGCGCCCCAGGGGTTCAGGGCTACCCTGGTCTCCCCGGCCCTCGAGGACTGGTGGGGAACCGAGGCGTTCCAGGACAGCCCGGGAGACAGGGCGTGGCG GGCCGGGATGCCACTGACCAGCACATCGTGGATGTGGCGCTGAAGATGCTGCAAG agcAACTGGCTGAGGTCGCCGTGAGTGCCAAGCGGGAAGCCCTGGGTGCGGTGGGCATGGTGGGTCCCCCAGGACCTCCTGGGCCCCCTGGATACCCAGGCAAGCAGGGACCCCATGGGCACCCTGGCCCTCGGGGTGTTCCTGGCATCGTGGGAGCCGTGGGTCAGATCGGGAACACGGGGCCCAAGG GAAAACGTGGAGAGAAGGGTGATCCAGGAGAAGTGGGACGGGGGCACCCCGGGATGCCTGGGCCCCCAGGGATCCCAG GACTCCCTGGCCGGCCTGGCCAGGCAATCAACGGCAAGGATGGCGATCGAGGGTCCCCAGGGGCTCCAGGAGAGGCAGGTCGACCTGGGCTGCCAGGCCCCGTAGGGCTGCCAGGCTTCTGTGAACCTGCAGCCTGCCTTGGAGCTTCGGCCTATGCCTCTGCCCGCCTTGCAGAGCCCGGATCCATCAAGGGGCCTTGA